From a region of the Bradyrhizobium sp. KBS0727 genome:
- a CDS encoding crotonase/enoyl-CoA hydratase family protein: MPKVIYERDGRIARITLNRPEVMNAIDDELPDALADAVARADNDAGAHVIVLAGAGRAFCAGYDLSAYASGDAANRYTQEMPWDPMKDYAGMADNTNKFMSLFRSKRPVICKVQGFAVAGGSDIALCSDMIVMAEDARIGYPPVRVWGCPTTAMWVYRLGAEKAKRMLFTGDKITGTEAAALGLVLKAVPADRLDDEVDALAHRIATVPQNQLMMQKLMVNQALYNMGLMGTQMVATLFDGITRHSPEGLNFKRRSEEMGWKHAVDERDQGTFDWTTNQPITQNR; encoded by the coding sequence ATGCCCAAAGTCATCTACGAGCGCGACGGCCGCATTGCGCGCATTACGCTGAACCGGCCGGAAGTCATGAATGCGATCGATGACGAGTTGCCGGACGCGCTCGCCGATGCGGTCGCACGTGCCGACAACGATGCGGGAGCGCATGTGATCGTGCTCGCAGGCGCCGGCCGGGCATTCTGTGCCGGATACGACTTGAGCGCTTACGCCTCCGGAGATGCAGCCAACCGCTATACGCAGGAGATGCCGTGGGATCCGATGAAGGATTACGCCGGCATGGCCGACAACACCAACAAGTTCATGAGTCTGTTCCGCTCGAAGCGGCCGGTGATCTGCAAGGTTCAGGGTTTTGCGGTGGCCGGCGGCTCCGACATCGCGCTCTGTTCAGACATGATCGTCATGGCGGAAGATGCGCGCATCGGCTATCCGCCCGTACGCGTCTGGGGCTGTCCGACGACGGCGATGTGGGTCTATCGGCTGGGTGCCGAAAAAGCCAAGCGGATGTTGTTCACCGGCGACAAGATCACCGGGACAGAGGCGGCCGCGCTGGGTCTCGTGCTGAAGGCCGTTCCGGCCGATCGGCTGGACGACGAAGTCGACGCGCTCGCGCACCGGATCGCAACCGTGCCGCAGAACCAGCTCATGATGCAGAAGCTGATGGTCAACCAGGCGCTCTACAACATGGGTCTCATGGGCACGCAGATGGTCGCGACCCTGTTCGACGGCATCACCCGGCATTCCCCCGAGGGCTTGAACTTCAAGCGGCGGTCGGAGGAAATGGGCTGGAAGCACGCGGTGGACGAGCGCGATCAAGGCACTTTCGACTGGACCACCAATCAACCGATCACGCAAAACCGATAA
- a CDS encoding ABC transporter ATP-binding protein — protein sequence MSMVPTLLSVESLSKSYGGVHAVRGVSFELRAGEILALIGPNGAGKSTCFDMLNGQNIPDSGRINLLGEDTAGRKPRAIWRLGVGRTFQITATFPTMTVRENVQVALVSYGRQLFNLWTSTAAYAREEAGRLLDLVGMGAYAERPCGELAYGDLKRLELAIALANQPKLLLMDEPTAGMAPRERIELMRLTARIAREQSIGVLFTEHDMDVVFEHADRILVLNRGTLIAEGSPEEVRSNPQVRAIYLGEGLVYDARHREGAGA from the coding sequence ATGAGCATGGTCCCCACATTGCTGTCGGTCGAGAGCTTAAGCAAATCCTATGGCGGCGTTCATGCCGTGCGCGGCGTGTCGTTCGAACTGCGCGCCGGTGAAATCCTGGCGCTGATCGGGCCCAACGGCGCCGGAAAAAGCACCTGCTTCGATATGCTCAACGGCCAGAACATTCCCGACAGCGGCCGGATTAATCTGCTCGGCGAGGATACCGCGGGCCGAAAACCGCGCGCGATCTGGCGGCTCGGCGTCGGGCGCACCTTCCAGATTACGGCGACGTTCCCGACCATGACGGTGCGCGAAAACGTCCAGGTCGCGCTGGTGTCGTATGGCCGGCAATTGTTCAATCTGTGGACGTCGACGGCGGCGTACGCACGCGAGGAGGCCGGCCGGCTGCTCGATCTCGTCGGGATGGGCGCCTATGCCGAGCGTCCCTGCGGCGAGTTGGCTTACGGCGACCTCAAGCGGCTGGAGCTTGCGATCGCGCTCGCCAATCAGCCGAAACTGCTGTTGATGGACGAGCCGACCGCCGGCATGGCGCCGCGCGAGCGGATCGAACTGATGCGGCTGACCGCACGCATCGCCCGCGAACAGTCGATCGGCGTGCTCTTTACCGAGCATGACATGGACGTGGTGTTCGAGCATGCCGATCGGATTCTTGTCTTGAACCGCGGCACCCTGATCGCCGAGGGTTCGCCGGAGGAAGTCCGTAGCAATCCGCAGGTGCGCGCCATCTATCTCGGCGAAGGGCTGGTCTACGATGCGCGCCACCGCGAGGGAGCGGGCGCATGA
- a CDS encoding ABC transporter ATP-binding protein — translation MKLSVKDLNSFYGPAHILFDIALDVGDGEVVALLGRNGAGKSTTFRSIVGLVQNRSGKIVFEGKDVSAEPTHAIVRGGLGYVPEERRIFTDLTVEENLEVGKQPKRPNAPYWTREKLFTLFPNLGEMRSRPGGRMSGGEQQMLTIARTLMGNPSLVLLDEPSEGLSPKIVEQMVDAILAMKKEGVSIVVSEQNLHFARLISDRAYIIERGKICFGGTMAELDARPDIRDAHLSL, via the coding sequence ATGAAGCTCTCGGTCAAGGATCTCAACAGCTTCTATGGCCCGGCGCATATCCTGTTCGATATCGCGCTCGACGTCGGCGACGGCGAGGTGGTGGCACTGCTCGGCCGCAACGGCGCCGGCAAGTCGACCACGTTCCGCTCCATCGTTGGTCTGGTCCAGAACCGTTCCGGAAAAATCGTGTTCGAGGGCAAGGACGTGTCGGCCGAGCCGACGCATGCGATCGTGCGCGGCGGGCTCGGCTACGTGCCGGAGGAGCGGCGAATCTTCACGGATCTCACGGTCGAGGAAAACCTCGAGGTCGGCAAGCAGCCGAAGCGGCCGAATGCGCCATACTGGACGCGTGAAAAACTGTTCACGCTGTTTCCAAATCTCGGCGAAATGCGCAGCCGCCCGGGCGGGCGCATGAGCGGCGGCGAGCAGCAGATGCTGACGATCGCGCGCACGCTGATGGGCAATCCCTCGCTGGTGCTGCTGGACGAGCCTTCGGAAGGCCTGTCGCCCAAGATCGTCGAACAGATGGTCGATGCGATCCTGGCGATGAAGAAAGAGGGCGTTAGCATCGTGGTGTCCGAACAGAACCTGCATTTCGCGCGGTTGATCTCGGATCGCGCCTACATCATCGAACGCGGCAAGATCTGTTTCGGCGGCACGATGGCCGAACTCGACGCGCGGCCGGATATCCGGGACGCGCATTTGTCATTGTGA
- a CDS encoding MarR family winged helix-turn-helix transcriptional regulator codes for MGRSVLPKRSVKPSRPSYILDEQIGFILRQVWQRHATIFAREIGINLTSAQWAALAKLTETGPCSQNLLGRLTAMDVATIKGVIDRLTARGLTETSPDPEDGRRLLVSLTRAGQQLAEKAAPNALAITKETLAPLDAKERETLMGLLNKLR; via the coding sequence ATGGGAAGGAGTGTTTTGCCGAAACGAAGCGTCAAGCCGTCGCGGCCGTCCTACATTCTCGACGAACAGATCGGCTTCATCCTGCGCCAGGTCTGGCAGCGCCATGCCACGATCTTCGCCCGCGAGATCGGCATCAACTTGACTTCGGCGCAGTGGGCGGCGCTGGCGAAATTGACCGAGACCGGACCGTGCTCGCAGAATTTGCTGGGCCGGCTGACCGCGATGGACGTCGCCACCATCAAGGGCGTGATCGATCGCCTGACCGCGCGCGGCCTGACCGAAACCAGTCCCGATCCCGAGGACGGCCGCCGCCTGCTGGTCAGCCTCACCCGCGCCGGCCAGCAACTGGCCGAAAAGGCCGCGCCGAACGCGCTGGCGATCACCAAGGAAACGCTGGCGCCGCTCGACGCCAAGGAGCGCGAGACGCTGATGGGGCTGTTGAACAAATTGCGGTGA
- a CDS encoding selenium-binding protein SBP56-related protein — protein MTIRPDPTFHASPKLAMEAPPERFAYTLLLSPDFSKPDALAVIDVKPGSSSFGQVVHTVTMPNKGDEFHHFGWNACSSALSPLTAHTFLERRYLIIPGIRSSRIYVIDTKPDPTQAKIHKIIEPEEIFKKTGYSRPHTIHCGPDGIYVSTLGGGGKDGTDGPPGVFIMDCETFDVLGRWEIDRGSQKLHYDFWWNLPRDYMVTSEWALPPQFENGIVPEDLLSNKYGHRVHFWDLRARRNVQTIDLGANHQMALEVRPAHDPVREYGFLGVVVDTTNLEGSIWTWWREGGKFHIEKTATIPPEPAAKDQLPPLLQGFGAVPPLVTDIDLSMDDKFLYVSCWGTGEMRQYDVSDPRKPKLAGSVRIGGIARGTPHPNGKAFAGGPQMVEISRDGKRVYWTNSLYSTWDDQFYPSGIPGAEVMANASPGGGLELAKDYWVSFPDGYRAHQIRLDGGDCSTDSFCYPSV, from the coding sequence ATGACGATCAGGCCAGACCCGACGTTTCACGCATCGCCGAAGCTTGCGATGGAAGCTCCGCCAGAGCGTTTCGCCTACACCTTGCTGCTTAGCCCCGACTTTTCAAAGCCCGACGCGCTCGCGGTGATCGACGTCAAGCCCGGCTCTTCGAGCTTCGGTCAGGTCGTCCACACCGTGACGATGCCCAACAAGGGGGACGAGTTTCACCATTTCGGGTGGAACGCCTGCTCGTCGGCCTTGTCACCGCTCACCGCACACACATTCCTCGAACGCCGTTACCTCATCATCCCCGGGATCCGATCCTCCCGGATTTACGTCATCGATACCAAGCCGGATCCCACCCAGGCGAAGATTCACAAAATCATCGAGCCTGAGGAAATCTTCAAGAAGACCGGGTACTCGCGGCCGCACACGATCCACTGCGGGCCGGACGGCATTTACGTCAGCACGCTCGGCGGCGGCGGCAAGGATGGCACCGATGGACCACCCGGCGTCTTCATCATGGACTGCGAGACATTCGATGTCCTCGGACGATGGGAGATCGATCGCGGTTCTCAAAAGCTGCATTATGACTTCTGGTGGAACCTGCCACGCGATTACATGGTGACCAGCGAGTGGGCGTTGCCACCGCAGTTCGAGAACGGAATTGTGCCCGAGGATCTTCTCTCGAACAAATACGGCCATCGGGTCCACTTCTGGGATCTGCGGGCGCGGCGGAATGTCCAGACCATCGACCTCGGCGCCAACCATCAAATGGCGCTGGAGGTGCGTCCGGCGCATGATCCCGTTCGCGAGTACGGATTCCTGGGCGTCGTGGTCGACACCACAAACCTCGAAGGCTCGATCTGGACCTGGTGGCGCGAGGGCGGCAAGTTTCACATCGAGAAGACGGCGACGATCCCGCCCGAGCCTGCGGCGAAGGACCAGTTGCCGCCGCTTCTGCAGGGCTTTGGGGCCGTGCCGCCGCTGGTAACGGATATCGACCTGTCCATGGACGACAAGTTTCTCTACGTGTCCTGCTGGGGCACCGGCGAAATGCGTCAATACGACGTCAGCGATCCGAGAAAGCCCAAGCTTGCCGGATCGGTCCGCATCGGCGGCATCGCACGCGGTACGCCTCATCCGAACGGCAAGGCCTTTGCAGGCGGTCCGCAGATGGTAGAGATCAGCCGCGACGGCAAACGCGTCTACTGGACCAACTCACTCTACTCGACCTGGGACGACCAATTCTATCCAAGCGGAATACCCGGCGCCGAGGTAATGGCCAATGCCAGTCCGGGCGGTGGCCTCGAGCTGGCAAAGGACTACTGGGTCAGCTTCCCCGACGGCTACCGGGCGCATCAGATCCGGCTCGACGGCGGTGACTGTTCGACCGATTCGTTCTGCTATCCGTCGGTTTGA
- a CDS encoding ABC transporter permease, translating into MAFYVVQFLTGLASAASLFLVASGLSIIFGVTRIVNFAHGAFYMLGAYVAFTLTERFSGAFGFWGGVIAAALIVAVVGVLVEMVLLRRIYHAPELFQLLATFGLTLMVEDLVVLIWGPDDLLGRRAPGFKGAVDFFGQNIPTYDLFLIALSPVVLGILWLLFQRTRWGVLVRAATQDRDMVAALGVNQKWLFTSVFALGVFLASLGGALQIPRDAVHHALDLRIIVDVFVVVVIGGLGSIIGAFVAAVLVSELNAFGILIFPKISIILVFLVMAVVLIVRPWGLFGKPEAAARRTPGLTVNPWRPLTSGERLAALGALIVAAALPLVAGNYALTVGSEIAIFVIFAASLHFLMSVGGLASFGHAAYFGLGAYGVAFLAKLAGLPMIVSLLLGPLLGLLGAAVFGFFAVQLSGVYFAMLTLAFAQIVWSIAFQWVAVTGGDNGILGVWPEKWAASPANFYWLSLGIAASAVAALRVIVFSPFGFALRATRDSPLRSEAIGINGKRVQWTAFVIAGTVAGVAGALFASLKGSVFPDSLGISLSVDALVMVLLGGVETVSGAVVGAIVYKALNIWLVSQTDLSKLVLGGFIVLIVVVFPKGIVGMLETIKNRRQSSASKSAILTSRIETAE; encoded by the coding sequence ATGGCCTTTTATGTCGTTCAGTTCCTGACCGGTCTTGCCAGCGCGGCGTCGCTGTTTCTGGTCGCGTCAGGGCTGTCGATCATTTTTGGCGTCACTCGAATCGTCAACTTCGCCCATGGCGCGTTCTATATGCTCGGCGCCTATGTCGCGTTCACGCTGACCGAGCGGTTTTCGGGCGCATTCGGCTTCTGGGGCGGCGTTATCGCCGCCGCGCTGATCGTCGCTGTCGTCGGCGTTCTCGTCGAGATGGTGTTGCTGCGGCGGATCTATCATGCGCCGGAACTGTTCCAGTTGCTGGCAACCTTCGGCCTGACCCTGATGGTCGAAGACCTGGTGGTGCTGATCTGGGGCCCCGACGATCTGCTCGGCCGCCGCGCGCCGGGCTTCAAGGGCGCGGTCGATTTCTTCGGCCAGAATATCCCGACCTACGATCTGTTCCTGATCGCGCTCAGCCCGGTCGTGCTCGGAATTCTGTGGCTATTGTTCCAGCGCACGCGCTGGGGCGTGCTGGTGCGCGCGGCGACGCAGGACCGCGACATGGTGGCGGCGCTCGGCGTCAATCAGAAATGGCTGTTCACCAGCGTGTTCGCGCTCGGGGTGTTTCTCGCCAGCCTCGGCGGCGCGCTGCAGATCCCGCGCGATGCCGTGCATCATGCGCTGGATCTGCGGATCATCGTCGACGTGTTCGTCGTGGTCGTGATCGGCGGGCTCGGCAGCATCATCGGCGCCTTTGTCGCGGCAGTGCTGGTGTCTGAACTCAACGCCTTCGGTATCCTGATTTTCCCGAAGATCTCCATCATCCTGGTGTTTCTGGTGATGGCGGTGGTTTTGATCGTGCGTCCCTGGGGCCTGTTCGGCAAGCCGGAAGCCGCGGCGCGGCGAACGCCGGGCCTGACCGTCAATCCGTGGCGGCCGCTGACCTCGGGTGAGCGGCTGGCTGCGCTCGGCGCGCTGATCGTGGCGGCGGCGCTGCCTCTCGTCGCCGGCAATTACGCGCTGACCGTCGGCTCCGAAATCGCGATCTTCGTGATCTTCGCCGCCAGTCTGCACTTCCTGATGTCGGTCGGCGGGCTCGCTTCGTTCGGCCACGCCGCCTATTTCGGGCTCGGTGCCTATGGCGTCGCGTTCCTCGCCAAGCTGGCGGGATTGCCGATGATCGTCTCGCTGCTGCTCGGGCCGCTGCTGGGCCTGCTGGGGGCGGCCGTGTTCGGCTTCTTCGCCGTGCAATTGTCCGGGGTCTATTTCGCGATGCTGACCTTGGCTTTTGCGCAGATCGTGTGGTCGATCGCATTCCAGTGGGTCGCGGTCACCGGCGGCGACAACGGCATCCTGGGGGTCTGGCCGGAGAAGTGGGCGGCGAGCCCTGCGAATTTCTACTGGCTGTCGCTTGGGATCGCGGCATCAGCGGTCGCAGCACTCAGGGTGATCGTGTTTTCGCCATTCGGCTTTGCGCTGCGGGCGACGCGGGACTCGCCGCTGCGCAGTGAGGCGATCGGCATCAACGGCAAGCGCGTGCAGTGGACCGCGTTTGTGATCGCGGGCACGGTTGCCGGCGTGGCCGGCGCTTTGTTCGCCTCCCTCAAGGGCAGCGTGTTTCCTGACAGCCTCGGTATTTCGCTGTCGGTCGATGCGCTGGTCATGGTGCTGCTCGGCGGCGTCGAGACGGTGTCCGGCGCGGTGGTCGGCGCCATCGTCTACAAGGCGCTCAACATCTGGCTCGTCAGCCAGACCGATTTGTCCAAGCTGGTGCTGGGCGGCTTCATCGTGCTGATCGTGGTCGTCTTCCCCAAGGGCATCGTCGGTATGCTGGAGACGATCAAAAATCGCCGGCAGTCGTCGGCGTCGAAGTCGGCCATCCTGACATCCCGGATAGAGACTGCCGAATGA